A part of Oryctolagus cuniculus chromosome 15, mOryCun1.1, whole genome shotgun sequence genomic DNA contains:
- the LOC138845465 gene encoding protein FAM24A-like gives MFDLKTKVMIGIGSSLLLAAVVLIGVVIGLYIKVSDALKAAKEPAVCGTKHSTKVFPGKTNPTDSCRALPCCDDCNVYANFDPLPPCSCATNEGL, from the exons ATGTTTGACCTCAAGACCAAGGTGATGATCGGCATTGGCAGCAGCCTGCTGCTGGCCGCCGTGGTGCTGATAGGGGTTGTCATCGGCCTTTACATCAAAGTGTCCGACGCGCTGAA AGCTGCAAAGGAACCTGCTGTTTGTGGAACCAAGCATTCAACCAAGGTCTTCCCGGGAAAAACCAACCCCACGGATTCCTGTCGTGCGCTCCCATGCTGTGATGACTGTAACGTGTATGCGAATTTCGACCCCCTGCCACCTTGCTCCTGTGCAACCAACGAGGGACTCTGA